One window from the genome of Actinoplanes teichomyceticus ATCC 31121 encodes:
- a CDS encoding thymidine kinase: MPVTAAPVLAARQPALAPVFGTLTLFTGRMGSGKSTLALQNAFNRRQAGRPGVLLTIQDRAGEGIMSSRLGVAADAIEVHPEMDLVRLVTERVPAGGFVIADEAQFLSPAQVEQLAWAADELGVDIDCYAITTDFLSRLFPGAQRLVELADVIVPLQVEVTCWCGRPGRQNARIVDGRVARAGAQVAVGDTTETSAVSYRVLCRRHWRNGEPGPA, translated from the coding sequence ATGCCGGTCACCGCCGCGCCCGTTCTCGCCGCTCGGCAGCCGGCGCTGGCCCCGGTCTTCGGGACGCTGACCCTGTTCACCGGCCGGATGGGTTCCGGCAAGAGCACGCTGGCCCTGCAGAACGCGTTCAACCGCCGCCAGGCCGGTCGGCCCGGGGTGCTGCTGACCATCCAGGATCGGGCCGGCGAGGGGATCATGTCGTCCCGGCTGGGAGTGGCCGCGGACGCCATCGAGGTGCACCCGGAGATGGACCTGGTCCGGCTGGTCACCGAGCGGGTCCCGGCCGGCGGTTTCGTGATCGCCGACGAGGCGCAGTTCCTCAGCCCGGCCCAGGTCGAGCAGCTGGCCTGGGCGGCCGACGAGCTGGGCGTCGACATCGACTGCTACGCGATCACCACGGATTTCCTGTCCCGGCTGTTCCCGGGCGCGCAGCGGCTGGTCGAGCTGGCCGACGTGATCGTGCCGTTGCAGGTCGAGGTGACGTGCTGGTGCGGGCGACCGGGCCGGCAGAACGCGCGCATCGTGGACGGCCGGGTGGCGCGGGCCGGCGCGCAGGTGGCGGTCGGCGACACCACCGAGACCTCCGCGGTGTCCTACCGGGTGCTGTGCCGGCGGCACTGGCGCAACGGCGAGCCCGGCCCGGCCTGA
- a CDS encoding ABC transporter substrate-binding protein, which produces MTGPTLNRRTLLGGLLGVTALGLAGCGGDDAAAANLTASDPLPTTVDPATELVISIHTTQVALQAAGEIDKLPFKVKDWPNISAGPDVIQGFRARSIDLAANAGIPPIQAAAINVDARIVAVQTKKEPQYTYVTAPGNPVAGITDLRGKKIGFSQGQAQGLVVLRTLKEQGLTPKDVELVALPSTKFLVALQSKQIDVAPLYEPSITKYLSEYGKDGATQFPMTAVDYLTILWAPGEVLADSAKVAAIRAFIPIWARSTVWRWENQKKWLDAYYVKDQGVSAADAQRIGATEHKPHFPRRWDKAVAWQKESADLLVEGGFIKPIDAEKLFDRRFETIAADAVPAEYQE; this is translated from the coding sequence ATGACAGGTCCGACACTGAACCGCCGAACGCTGCTGGGCGGGCTCCTCGGGGTGACCGCGCTCGGCCTGGCCGGATGCGGCGGCGACGACGCCGCCGCCGCGAACCTGACCGCCTCCGACCCGCTGCCGACCACCGTCGACCCGGCGACCGAGCTGGTCATCTCGATCCACACCACCCAGGTGGCCCTGCAGGCCGCCGGCGAGATCGACAAGCTGCCCTTCAAGGTCAAGGACTGGCCGAACATCTCCGCCGGCCCGGACGTGATCCAGGGCTTCCGGGCCCGCTCGATCGACCTGGCCGCCAACGCCGGCATCCCGCCGATCCAGGCCGCCGCGATCAACGTGGACGCCCGGATCGTGGCGGTGCAGACCAAGAAGGAGCCGCAGTACACCTACGTCACCGCGCCGGGCAACCCGGTGGCCGGCATCACCGACCTGCGCGGCAAGAAGATCGGCTTCTCGCAGGGCCAGGCGCAGGGCCTGGTGGTCCTGCGCACCCTCAAGGAGCAGGGCCTGACGCCCAAGGACGTGGAGCTGGTCGCCCTGCCCAGCACCAAGTTCCTGGTCGCCCTGCAGAGCAAGCAGATCGACGTGGCGCCGCTGTACGAGCCGTCGATCACCAAGTACCTCAGCGAGTACGGCAAGGACGGCGCCACCCAGTTCCCGATGACCGCGGTGGACTACCTGACCATCCTCTGGGCCCCGGGCGAGGTGCTCGCCGACTCGGCCAAGGTCGCCGCGATCCGCGCGTTCATCCCGATCTGGGCCAGATCCACGGTGTGGCGCTGGGAGAACCAGAAGAAGTGGCTGGACGCGTACTACGTCAAGGACCAGGGCGTCTCGGCGGCCGACGCCCAGCGGATCGGCGCCACCGAACACAAGCCGCACTTCCCGCGCCGCTGGGACAAGGCGGTGGCCTGGCAGAAGGAGTCCGCCGACCTGCTGGTGGAGGGCGGCTTCATCAAGCCGATCGACGCCGAGAAGCTGTTCGACCGGCGTTTCGAGACCATCGCCGCGGACGCGGTGCCCGCCGAGTACCAGGAGTGA
- a CDS encoding ABC transporter permease, translating into MATETLSVATRPRSPASPARRARRRLGPGRPIPYGRLLGPALLVAIWAAASATGLLDPRKLSAPWTVAGTAADLISTGALQDNILASLERAVSGFLIGAVIGTALALLAGTSRIGEALIDGPMRIKLAIPTIGLIPLLILWLGINEGFKITIIAVAVAVYMYIQVFAGLTGIDQRYVELAQVQNYSRWEFLRHVVFPGALPGFFVGLRLAVTASWLILITVEQINALSGVGYMMSQAQLYAQTDIIVVGLVVYGIFGFASDALVRFTERRVLGWRRTLTS; encoded by the coding sequence ATGGCCACCGAGACGCTCTCCGTCGCCACCCGGCCCCGCTCCCCCGCGTCACCGGCGCGCCGGGCGCGGCGCCGGCTGGGACCGGGCCGGCCCATCCCGTACGGCCGCCTGCTCGGCCCCGCCCTGCTCGTCGCGATCTGGGCGGCCGCCTCCGCGACCGGGCTGCTCGACCCGCGCAAGCTCTCCGCGCCGTGGACGGTGGCCGGCACCGCCGCCGACCTGATCTCCACCGGCGCGCTGCAGGACAACATCCTCGCCTCGCTGGAGCGGGCGGTCTCCGGTTTCCTGATCGGCGCGGTCATCGGCACCGCGCTGGCGCTGCTGGCCGGCACCAGCCGGATCGGCGAGGCGCTGATCGACGGGCCGATGCGGATCAAGCTGGCCATCCCGACGATCGGCCTGATCCCGCTGCTGATCCTCTGGCTGGGGATCAACGAAGGCTTCAAGATCACCATCATCGCGGTCGCGGTCGCGGTCTACATGTACATCCAGGTGTTCGCCGGTCTGACCGGCATCGACCAGCGTTACGTCGAGCTCGCCCAGGTCCAGAACTACTCCCGCTGGGAGTTCCTGCGCCACGTGGTCTTCCCCGGGGCGCTGCCCGGCTTCTTCGTCGGGCTGCGCCTGGCCGTGACCGCCTCCTGGCTGATCCTGATCACCGTCGAGCAGATCAACGCGCTCTCCGGCGTGGGCTACATGATGTCCCAGGCCCAGCTCTACGCGCAGACCGACATCATCGTCGTCGGCCTGGTCGTCTACGGCATCTTCGGATTCGCCTCGGACGCCCTGGTCCGCTTCACCGAACGGAGGGTGCTGGGATGGCGGCGCACGCTGACCAGCTGA
- a CDS encoding ABC transporter ATP-binding protein, which produces MAAHADQLTGGVRIEQLTRRFGAKTVLDRIDLDIAPGEFVALLGRSGSGKSTLLRALAGLDHEVAGSGELRIPGRVSVVFQDSRLLPWRRVLDNVILGLRAPDARQRGVEALAEVGLAGRERAWPNQLSGGEQQRVALARSLVGDPELLLADEPFGALDALTRIRMHDLLRALCKRHQPAVLLVTHDVDEAVQLADRIVVLDGGHISLDLRPGLPESRSPRDPGFQEARELLLKALGVSE; this is translated from the coding sequence ATGGCGGCGCACGCTGACCAGCTGACCGGCGGCGTCCGGATCGAACAGCTCACCCGGCGCTTCGGCGCCAAGACCGTCCTGGACCGGATCGACCTGGACATCGCGCCCGGCGAGTTCGTCGCCCTGCTCGGGCGCAGCGGCTCCGGCAAGAGCACCCTGCTGCGCGCCCTGGCCGGCCTGGACCACGAGGTGGCCGGCTCCGGCGAGCTGCGGATCCCCGGCCGGGTGTCGGTGGTCTTCCAGGACTCGCGGCTGCTGCCCTGGCGCCGCGTGCTGGACAACGTGATCCTGGGGCTGCGCGCGCCGGACGCCCGGCAGCGCGGCGTCGAGGCACTGGCCGAGGTGGGCCTGGCCGGACGCGAACGCGCCTGGCCCAACCAGCTCTCCGGCGGCGAGCAGCAGCGCGTCGCGCTGGCCCGCTCGCTGGTCGGCGACCCGGAGCTGCTGCTGGCCGACGAGCCGTTCGGCGCGCTGGACGCGCTCACCCGGATCCGTATGCACGACCTGCTGCGCGCGCTGTGCAAACGGCACCAGCCGGCGGTGCTGCTGGTGACCCACGACGTGGACGAGGCGGTGCAGCTCGCCGACCGGATCGTGGTGCTGGACGGCGGGCACATCTCGCTGGACCTGCGCCCCGGCCTGCCGGAGTCGCGGTCCCCGCGTGACCCGGGCTTCCAGGAGGCCCGCGAACTACTGCTCAAGGCCCTGGGGGTGTCCGAATGA
- a CDS encoding LLM class flavin-dependent oxidoreductase, with amino-acid sequence MTRQLHLNAFLMTVGHHEAAWRLPESDPFAHLDLQHYVRLARIAERGRLDSLFLADTPALWNSIGRRPSGGLEPTVLLTALATATEHIGLIATASTSYNEPYNLARRFASLDHISGGRAGWNVVTTAGPDAARNFNLDDQPAHRDRYERAAEFIEVSRKLWDSWEDDAALGDKANGVWGDDSKIHPAGHEGRYFRVAGALNVPRPPQGHPLLVQAGSSADGRELAARYADAVFTAQQTLADAQAFYADLKRRALAEGRDPDTIKILPGIVPAIGSTEAEALALEEELDRLIRPEYALRQLATTLRVDPADLHLDRELPDDLPAEDEIEAAKSRYTLIVELARRERLTVRQLIGRLGGGRGHRTFAGTPEQVADAIQHWFDNGAADGFNIMAPVLPAGLELFVEHVVPLLQRRGLFRTEYTTGTLREHYGLPRPAAVLAGA; translated from the coding sequence ATGACCCGGCAGCTGCACCTGAACGCGTTCCTGATGACGGTCGGTCACCACGAGGCGGCCTGGCGGCTGCCGGAGAGCGACCCGTTCGCGCACCTGGACCTCCAGCACTACGTCCGGCTGGCCCGGATCGCCGAGCGCGGCCGGCTCGACTCGCTGTTCCTGGCCGACACCCCGGCGCTGTGGAACAGCATCGGGCGCCGGCCGTCCGGCGGGCTGGAACCGACCGTGCTGCTCACCGCCCTGGCCACCGCCACCGAGCACATCGGCCTCATCGCCACCGCGTCGACCAGCTACAACGAGCCGTACAACCTGGCCCGGCGGTTCGCCTCGCTGGACCACATCAGCGGCGGCCGGGCCGGGTGGAACGTGGTGACCACGGCGGGGCCGGACGCGGCGCGCAACTTCAACCTGGACGACCAGCCCGCGCACCGGGACCGCTACGAGCGGGCCGCCGAGTTCATCGAGGTGTCCCGCAAGCTCTGGGACAGCTGGGAGGACGACGCGGCGCTGGGCGACAAGGCGAACGGCGTCTGGGGCGACGACTCGAAGATCCACCCGGCCGGGCACGAGGGCCGGTACTTCCGGGTGGCCGGGGCGCTGAACGTGCCCCGCCCGCCGCAGGGCCACCCGCTGCTGGTCCAGGCCGGGTCCTCGGCCGACGGCCGGGAGCTGGCCGCCAGGTACGCCGACGCGGTGTTCACCGCCCAGCAGACCCTGGCCGACGCGCAGGCGTTCTACGCCGACCTCAAGCGGCGCGCGCTGGCCGAGGGCCGGGATCCGGACACCATCAAGATCCTGCCGGGCATCGTCCCGGCGATCGGGTCCACCGAGGCCGAGGCCCTCGCCCTGGAGGAGGAGCTGGACCGGCTGATCAGGCCGGAGTACGCGCTGCGCCAGCTCGCCACGACGCTGCGGGTCGACCCGGCCGATCTGCACCTGGACCGGGAGCTGCCGGACGACCTGCCCGCCGAGGACGAGATCGAGGCCGCCAAGAGCCGGTACACCCTGATCGTGGAGCTGGCGCGGCGGGAGCGGCTGACCGTACGACAACTGATCGGGCGGCTCGGCGGCGGGCGCGGGCACCGCACCTTCGCCGGCACCCCGGAGCAGGTGGCCGACGCGATCCAGCACTGGTTCGACAACGGCGCCGCGGACGGCTTCAACATCATGGCGCCGGTGCTGCCGGCCGGGCTGGAGCTCTTCGTCGAGCACGTGGTCCCGCTGCTGCAGCGGCGCGGCCTGTTCCGCACCGAGTACACCACCGGCACGCTGCGCGAGCACTACGGGCTACCGCGGCCCGCGGCGGTGCTGGCGGGAGCCTGA
- a CDS encoding AAA family ATPase: MLTRLEVQGFKNLLDVRIDFGPFTCIAGANGIGKSNVFDAIEFLSYLASDSLVEASQRVRGALGNQGSTSGIRGSDPRDLFWDGYRDHQRKIRLAAEMIVPAEVEDDLGASAKATTTFLRYEVTLGYSPPEGEGSTGRLTLLEEGLRHINRGEAAQHLRFKHNARSFRNSVLVGQRRGGAYLSTEHRDSGTVINVHGDGGSFGRPQPRAAARAGRTVLSTVTTNDYPTILAARREMQSWRRLALEPSALRAPDNLIDPRSLATDGRHLAATLFRIANEKDPVTGRADPEAVYARVAGRLSDLIGVGVEGIHVELDQVREVFTLFLQEKGGLRLPARALSEGTLRFLALCVLLEDPSFVGLICMEEPENGIHPANLPAMLDLIRDLAVDPTAVPDATNPFRQVIVNTHSPGVVQLCNTDDLLLAEVRQHKVTTSNTARALTLLPYTGSWRETPSRSTFTTADVVYYLTAPVGAQLTLPLGISG; encoded by the coding sequence ATGCTCACCCGGCTTGAGGTTCAAGGTTTCAAAAACCTCCTCGACGTACGCATCGATTTCGGCCCTTTTACGTGCATCGCCGGCGCCAACGGTATCGGAAAGTCCAATGTCTTCGACGCCATTGAATTCCTTTCATATCTGGCCAGCGACTCCCTGGTTGAAGCATCGCAGCGAGTGCGGGGGGCATTAGGAAACCAGGGCAGCACCTCAGGCATTCGAGGCAGCGACCCCCGAGACCTCTTCTGGGATGGATATCGGGACCACCAGCGGAAGATACGACTCGCTGCAGAAATGATTGTCCCAGCCGAGGTCGAGGACGATCTCGGTGCATCCGCCAAGGCAACGACCACCTTCCTGCGCTACGAGGTAACCCTGGGGTACTCACCTCCAGAAGGAGAAGGCAGCACCGGAAGACTGACCCTCCTCGAAGAGGGATTGAGGCATATAAATCGCGGTGAAGCGGCTCAGCACCTACGTTTCAAGCACAACGCCAGAAGCTTCCGGAACAGCGTTCTTGTCGGACAACGCCGCGGCGGCGCATATCTGTCCACCGAACACCGCGACAGTGGCACGGTAATCAATGTTCATGGCGATGGCGGCAGCTTCGGCAGGCCGCAACCCCGAGCCGCAGCACGAGCCGGAAGAACTGTGCTGAGCACAGTCACCACGAACGACTATCCGACCATTCTGGCAGCCCGGCGCGAGATGCAAAGTTGGCGACGGCTTGCTCTCGAACCCTCGGCGCTACGCGCGCCCGACAACCTCATCGACCCGCGCTCTCTAGCCACTGACGGTAGGCACTTGGCAGCCACCCTGTTTCGCATCGCGAATGAGAAGGACCCGGTCACCGGCAGAGCTGACCCGGAGGCCGTGTACGCCCGCGTCGCAGGACGCCTGTCAGACCTCATCGGCGTGGGCGTCGAGGGTATTCATGTGGAACTCGATCAAGTGCGCGAGGTGTTCACACTGTTCCTTCAAGAGAAAGGCGGATTGCGCCTGCCCGCGCGAGCACTTTCCGAAGGAACTCTTCGGTTTTTGGCGCTCTGCGTACTACTCGAAGACCCGAGTTTCGTCGGCCTGATCTGCATGGAGGAACCCGAGAATGGCATACATCCGGCAAATCTGCCAGCCATGCTGGATCTGATTCGTGACCTAGCCGTTGATCCGACCGCAGTTCCGGACGCAACCAACCCTTTCCGTCAAGTCATCGTCAACACCCATTCACCGGGCGTTGTTCAACTCTGCAATACAGACGATCTGCTGCTCGCCGAGGTCAGACAGCACAAGGTCACGACCAGCAACACCGCACGAGCATTAACGCTTCTCCCATATACAGGCTCCTGGAGGGAGACACCCTCTCGCTCGACTTTCACCACGGCTGACGTAGTTTACTATCTGACTGCGCCCGTGGGCGCTCAGCTCACCCTACCGCTGGGGATTTCAGGATGA
- a CDS encoding DUF6348 family protein, whose product MFDEAVAVTAFRAGAAAPSAGPCAAAPNWPPRPGVDHAGRAAAAEHVHVERRSHPSGEFEILLGAQVDLFATGPVPSAEPLFDRLLAALDEEPLSRAVHALRFFTAHQGGRMLTNEVFRDGEPWAAGMRVTAAAEPPLPTGPVGMRVFAFLAPVEETESDTTPSSR is encoded by the coding sequence ATGTTCGACGAGGCGGTCGCGGTCACGGCGTTCCGCGCGGGAGCGGCCGCGCCGTCCGCCGGGCCCTGCGCGGCGGCGCCGAACTGGCCGCCTCGCCCCGGGGTCGATCACGCTGGCCGAGCCGCTGCCGCCGAGCACGTGCACGTGGAACGCCGCAGCCACCCCAGCGGCGAGTTCGAGATCCTGCTCGGCGCGCAGGTCGACCTGTTCGCCACCGGGCCGGTGCCGTCCGCCGAGCCGCTGTTCGACCGGCTCCTCGCCGCGCTCGACGAGGAGCCGCTGAGCCGGGCGGTGCACGCGCTGCGGTTCTTCACCGCCCACCAGGGCGGCCGGATGCTGACCAACGAGGTGTTCCGGGACGGCGAGCCGTGGGCGGCCGGGATGCGGGTGACCGCCGCGGCCGAGCCGCCGCTGCCCACCGGCCCGGTCGGGATGCGCGTCTTCGCCTTCCTCGCGCCGGTCGAAGAGACCGAGAGCGACACAACCCCATCGTCGAGGTAG
- a CDS encoding isocitrate lyase/PEP mutase family protein produces MTASVLRALLAADRVTHVPGVHDPLTASLAVAAGHGVVHLSAAAVSATMLGRPDLGLVPTTQIADRASTLEPALHGVPLLADADTGYGSPRDAVWTGLAYSRAGIAGLILRDRVGAARPGLVDAGLAAATIEALAGEVPQLAVIARTGAYAVDGVAGTIERGRAYAHAGAAAVCPDGVPDLAGLTAVHRALPGVPLVVERSEAAPYRPDLSDADLAAAGVRLVLHPLTALLAAIRAASAAYRVLAESGDVAPIDRMPWAVVTALAAGTETTGSNGRQVPGNLQT; encoded by the coding sequence ATGACCGCTTCCGTGCTACGCGCGCTGCTCGCCGCCGACCGGGTCACGCACGTGCCCGGTGTCCACGACCCGCTGACCGCGTCGCTCGCGGTGGCCGCCGGGCACGGGGTGGTGCACCTGTCCGCGGCCGCCGTCTCCGCCACCATGCTGGGCCGCCCCGACCTGGGCCTCGTTCCCACGACGCAGATCGCCGACCGGGCGTCCACGCTGGAACCGGCCCTGCACGGGGTTCCGCTGCTGGCCGACGCGGACACCGGCTACGGCAGCCCCCGGGACGCGGTGTGGACCGGGCTGGCCTACAGCCGGGCCGGCATCGCCGGACTGATCCTGCGCGACCGGGTGGGTGCGGCACGTCCGGGGCTCGTCGACGCCGGCCTGGCCGCCGCCACGATCGAGGCGCTGGCCGGGGAGGTCCCGCAGCTGGCGGTGATCGCCCGGACCGGGGCGTACGCCGTGGACGGGGTGGCCGGCACGATCGAGCGCGGCCGGGCGTACGCGCACGCCGGCGCCGCCGCGGTCTGTCCCGACGGCGTACCGGACCTGGCCGGGCTCACCGCCGTCCACCGGGCTCTTCCCGGCGTGCCGCTGGTGGTCGAGCGCAGCGAGGCGGCGCCGTACCGTCCGGACCTGAGCGACGCGGATCTGGCCGCGGCCGGGGTCCGCCTGGTCCTGCACCCGCTCACCGCCCTGCTGGCCGCCATCCGCGCGGCGTCGGCCGCCTACCGGGTGCTCGCCGAGTCCGGTGACGTGGCGCCGATCGACCGGATGCCGTGGGCGGTCGTCACCGCGCTGGCCGCCGGCACCGAGACGACCGGCTCGAACGGCCGCCAGGTCCCCGGGAACCTGCAGACCTGA
- a CDS encoding acyl-CoA dehydrogenase, whose product MIGDSIDPARLQDVLDGRWAHIRQAVRDELGKAGFTAVHGETGDEARARISAAIRQIPTGIGVASAFPKAYGGSDDPGGSVVAAEMLAYADLSLMVKAGVQWGLFGGAVVALGTRRHHDAYLRGIISTEVMGCFAMTETGHGSDVQKLRTTCTYDPRTQTFDLHTPHEAARKDYIGNAARDGRMAVVFAQLITQGRGRGVHAWLVPIRDADGNPMPGVTLSDAGHKAGLLGVDNGRISFDHVSVPRDMLLDRYGQVAPDGTYSSPIENDTRRFFTMLGTLVRGRVTVGGAASAATRAALTIAVRYGDTRRQFGVPGEDREVVLNDYLAHQRKLLPALATTYAYAFAQEELVGTLADVQSGPGPADEHRQRELESRAAGLKAAQTWHATRTIQMCREACGGAGYLSENRLPALKADTDVFTTFEGDNTVLLQLVAKGLLTGYRDAFGSLDGWGRATFVAEQVREMVLERTAARGLIQRLVAAVPGRDDEVAVTDRGWHLTMFEDREKHVLDGAIRRLRSGAATKKDRPFDIFNDVQDHVLKAATAHIDRITLEAFVAGIERATDPGAKALLDRVCDLYALTTIEADRAWYLEHGRLTPARSRAITAVVNDLLKQLRPHLSTLVDAFAIPDAWLNAAILREEPGRQAAMAEADARLAR is encoded by the coding sequence ATGATCGGCGACTCCATCGACCCGGCCCGCCTGCAGGACGTCCTCGACGGGCGCTGGGCGCACATCCGGCAGGCGGTGCGCGACGAGCTCGGCAAGGCCGGGTTCACCGCGGTGCACGGCGAGACCGGCGACGAGGCGCGCGCCCGGATCAGCGCCGCGATCCGGCAGATCCCCACCGGCATCGGGGTGGCGTCGGCGTTCCCCAAGGCGTACGGCGGATCCGACGACCCCGGCGGCTCGGTCGTCGCGGCCGAGATGCTCGCGTACGCCGACCTGTCCCTGATGGTCAAGGCCGGCGTGCAGTGGGGGCTGTTCGGCGGCGCCGTGGTGGCCCTCGGCACGCGGCGCCACCACGACGCCTACCTGCGCGGCATCATCTCCACCGAGGTGATGGGCTGCTTCGCGATGACCGAGACCGGGCACGGCTCGGACGTGCAGAAACTGCGCACCACCTGCACGTACGACCCGCGGACGCAGACCTTCGACCTGCACACCCCGCACGAGGCGGCCCGCAAGGACTACATCGGCAACGCGGCCCGCGACGGCCGGATGGCGGTCGTCTTCGCCCAGCTGATCACCCAGGGCCGCGGCCGCGGGGTGCACGCCTGGCTGGTGCCGATCCGCGACGCCGACGGCAACCCGATGCCCGGGGTCACCCTGAGCGACGCCGGGCACAAGGCCGGCCTGCTCGGCGTGGACAACGGCCGGATCAGCTTCGACCACGTGAGCGTGCCCCGGGACATGCTGCTCGATCGATACGGCCAGGTCGCGCCGGACGGCACCTACTCCAGCCCGATCGAGAACGACACCCGCCGGTTCTTCACCATGCTCGGCACCCTGGTCCGCGGCCGGGTCACGGTGGGCGGAGCGGCGTCCGCGGCCACCCGCGCGGCGCTGACCATCGCGGTCCGGTACGGCGACACGCGCCGCCAGTTCGGCGTCCCCGGCGAGGACCGTGAGGTGGTCCTCAACGACTACCTCGCCCACCAGCGCAAGCTCCTGCCGGCGCTGGCCACGACGTACGCGTACGCGTTCGCCCAGGAGGAACTCGTCGGCACGCTCGCCGACGTGCAATCCGGCCCCGGCCCGGCCGACGAGCACCGGCAGCGCGAACTGGAGTCCCGGGCCGCCGGGCTGAAAGCGGCGCAGACCTGGCACGCCACCCGCACCATCCAGATGTGCCGGGAGGCCTGCGGCGGCGCCGGCTACCTGTCGGAGAACCGGCTGCCCGCGCTGAAGGCCGACACCGACGTCTTCACCACCTTCGAGGGCGACAACACGGTGCTGCTGCAGCTGGTCGCGAAGGGCCTGCTCACCGGCTACCGGGACGCGTTCGGCTCGCTGGACGGCTGGGGGCGGGCCACGTTCGTCGCCGAGCAGGTCCGCGAGATGGTGCTGGAGCGCACCGCCGCCCGCGGCCTCATCCAGCGCCTGGTCGCCGCGGTGCCCGGCCGCGACGACGAGGTCGCGGTGACCGACCGCGGCTGGCACCTGACCATGTTCGAGGACCGGGAGAAGCACGTACTGGACGGGGCCATCCGGCGCCTGCGCAGCGGCGCCGCGACCAAGAAGGATCGCCCGTTCGACATCTTCAACGACGTCCAGGACCATGTGCTGAAGGCGGCCACCGCGCACATCGACCGGATCACCCTGGAGGCGTTCGTCGCCGGCATCGAACGGGCCACCGACCCGGGCGCGAAGGCGCTGCTCGACCGGGTGTGCGACCTGTACGCGCTGACCACCATCGAGGCGGACCGGGCGTGGTACCTGGAGCACGGGCGCCTGACGCCGGCCCGCTCCAGGGCGATCACCGCGGTCGTCAACGACCTGCTCAAACAGCTGCGCCCGCACCTGTCGACGCTGGTCGACGCGTTCGCGATCCCGGACGCGTGGCTGAACGCGGCGATCCTGCGCGAGGAACCCGGACGCCAGGCGGCGATGGCCGAGGCGGACGCACGGCTCGCCCGCTGA